Proteins from a single region of Argiope bruennichi chromosome 6, qqArgBrue1.1, whole genome shotgun sequence:
- the LOC129972241 gene encoding chromatin complexes subunit BAP18-like: MSNPNADKVGEIFLAGGAAFHKMSELIMSLHAGDTTPASGKWSLQEIQMLQTSVRTFNNELKRIHKSIKENSSQVESRVKDTVGIIGLKKTSTGTVKNMSDDKMRISTGISQSPPKSHLTLNMLNAVEAEVDVEGLSNKLDYDSADAS, translated from the coding sequence ATGAGTAATCCCAATGCTGATAAAGTTGGTGAAATATTCTTAGCTGGTGGAGCTGCTTTTCACAAGATGTCTGAGCTCATAATGTCTCTTCATGCTGGAGATACAACTCCAGCTAGTGGAAAATGGTCATTGCAAGAAATTCAGATGCTGCAGACATCAGTGAGAACCTTTAATAATGAGCTGAAGAGAATTCATAAATCTATCAAAGAAAATAGTAGTCAAGTAGAATCTCGGGTGAAAGACACAGTGGGTATTATTGGGTTGAAAAAGACATCTACTGGTACTGTTAAAAACATGTCAGATGATAAAATGAGAATTTCTACTGGTATATCACAATCTCCACCTAAATCTCATTTGACATTGAATATGTTGAATGCTGTAGAAGCTGAAGTTGATGTTGAAGGTTTGTCAAATAAACTGGACTATGACAGTGCAGATGCTTCTTGA